One Nitrospina watsonii DNA segment encodes these proteins:
- the grpE gene encoding nucleotide exchange factor GrpE → MSKKSDTYEQSEDEKKSAADENVEEEELAEAQEPDVVSEDDIETLLKKKDDEVAEMRNEMLRLRADVENVRRRLNKEKQDAIVFANQRLIKALIPVFDNLDRALKAPDTNVESLKEGVRMTAKQFEAVLDKENVEPIIAVGEKFDPEVHEVLAQIESHEHAENTVVEEYVRGYKMNGRMVLPAKVAIAKKPSGDKPADPAA, encoded by the coding sequence ATGAGTAAAAAAAGCGACACCTACGAACAATCCGAAGACGAAAAAAAATCCGCCGCCGATGAGAACGTCGAAGAGGAAGAGCTGGCGGAAGCACAGGAGCCGGATGTCGTGAGCGAGGACGACATCGAAACGCTCCTGAAAAAGAAAGACGACGAAGTGGCGGAAATGCGCAACGAAATGCTGCGCCTGCGCGCCGACGTGGAAAACGTGCGCCGCCGCCTCAACAAGGAAAAGCAGGATGCCATCGTCTTCGCCAATCAGCGGCTGATCAAAGCACTCATTCCGGTCTTCGACAACCTCGACCGCGCTCTCAAGGCGCCCGACACCAACGTCGAAAGCCTGAAGGAAGGCGTGCGCATGACGGCCAAGCAGTTTGAAGCCGTGCTGGACAAGGAAAACGTCGAACCCATCATCGCTGTCGGCGAAAAATTCGATCCCGAAGTGCACGAAGTGCTGGCGCAGATCGAGTCGCACGAACACGCGGAAAACACCGTCGTCGAGGAATACGTGCGCGGCTACAAGATGAACGGACGCATGGTGCTGCCGGCCAAGGTCGCCATCGCCAAAAAACCGAGCGGCGACAAGCCCGCCGACCCCGCCGCCTGA
- the mutM gene encoding bifunctional DNA-formamidopyrimidine glycosylase/DNA-(apurinic or apyrimidinic site) lyase → MPELPEVETLRRALLPLIPGKRLTALKFFRPDLRFPMPTELLTRHLTGAVLTDITRVGKYLLLHFADGAMLWHLGMSGRVEQSPSLKPIHKHDHAAFHFAPDIYLHFVDPRRFGCILWVPDGKGHALIDHLGPDPLDPRTTAKDLKTRARTCKGPIKGFLMNATRLAGVGNIYACEALHATPLHPNRPANKVTLPQWEKLLATLRITLENSIAAGGTTLRDFFSSDGSPGYFAIDLAVYGRENQPCKRCGAPIVRTVHSGRSTFFCKVCQKR, encoded by the coding sequence ATGCCCGAGTTGCCGGAAGTCGAAACCCTGCGCCGGGCGTTGTTGCCGCTGATCCCCGGAAAACGCCTGACCGCGTTGAAATTTTTCCGGCCGGACCTGCGCTTTCCCATGCCGACAGAACTGCTGACGCGCCACCTCACCGGTGCGGTGCTGACCGACATCACCCGCGTCGGCAAATACCTGCTGCTGCATTTCGCAGACGGCGCCATGCTGTGGCACCTCGGCATGAGCGGCCGCGTCGAGCAGAGCCCGTCACTGAAACCCATTCACAAACACGACCACGCCGCCTTTCATTTCGCGCCGGACATTTATCTCCACTTCGTCGATCCGCGCCGCTTCGGCTGCATCCTGTGGGTGCCCGACGGCAAGGGGCATGCGCTGATCGACCATTTGGGCCCCGATCCCCTGGACCCCAGAACGACGGCGAAAGACCTGAAAACGCGCGCCCGCACCTGCAAAGGACCGATCAAAGGATTCCTCATGAACGCCACGCGCCTCGCCGGCGTCGGCAACATCTACGCCTGCGAAGCCCTGCACGCCACACCGCTCCATCCCAACCGCCCCGCCAATAAAGTCACCTTGCCGCAATGGGAAAAACTGCTGGCGACCCTGCGGATCACGCTGGAGAACAGCATCGCCGCGGGCGGCACGACCTTGCGCGATTTTTTCAGCAGCGACGGCAGTCCCGGCTACTTCGCCATCGATCTGGCCGTGTACGGGCGCGAAAACCAGCCCTGCAAGCGCTGCGGCGCCCCCATCGTGCGCACCGTCCACTCCGGCCGCTCGACCTTTTTCTGCAAAGTCTGCCAAAAGAGATAA
- a CDS encoding B12-binding domain-containing radical SAM protein — translation MQPSIGLITLNAKFIHTAVSLRYLRNAARRAGYENVWIEEFTIHHPVWKIAAAIQKHKPDILGIGVYIWNRRQSFELVEYLKKQNPDLKIVLGGPEVSFEMPHGDDYTILSGEGEARFVEYLGYATKNDPPPPDVLERWLVYGGDLPDLHVPYTEEDWPHLKNRYAYVETSRGCPYLCSFCLSALDKTVRFFDDDTVRRQIEDIVKAGVGKVKFVDRTFNLQPRRMRDLMHWLTRFPDVEFHFEVVGDLLNDDMLTFLNTVPHGMFQFEIGIQTATDPVQQTIQRKQNNDKLFATIRRLIEQDRVHVHCDLIFGLPGETYEQMMESFEQVFALRPHEVQLGFLKFLPGAPVKDQIEKEGYRYLSTPPYEIIANRLVSAEQISYLKRFTETFDLFYNTQRFRFTLDHLLERHAPIEVFDRLLSHLDALPGFHSGIALDRQYLVLAECFDLLDDPVTLDLLKLDYLYHQRIFHLPEFMRKPLPENGSTKLRTWSGDRKTPLVPFQHEIEVDRWQARLAPASRPVYYAVAHSQGAAGYFTRPTVHRVDS, via the coding sequence ATGCAACCTTCCATCGGCCTCATCACGCTCAACGCGAAGTTCATCCACACCGCGGTCAGCCTGCGCTATTTGCGCAACGCCGCCCGTCGTGCCGGTTATGAAAACGTGTGGATCGAGGAGTTCACCATCCACCACCCGGTATGGAAAATCGCCGCCGCGATCCAGAAACACAAACCCGACATCCTCGGCATCGGCGTCTATATCTGGAACCGCCGGCAGAGTTTCGAGCTGGTCGAGTATTTGAAGAAACAGAATCCCGATTTGAAAATCGTGTTGGGCGGACCGGAGGTGTCGTTCGAGATGCCGCACGGCGACGACTACACCATCCTCTCCGGCGAGGGCGAGGCCCGCTTTGTCGAGTACCTGGGCTACGCCACGAAAAACGACCCGCCGCCTCCAGATGTTTTGGAACGCTGGCTGGTTTATGGCGGCGACCTGCCGGATTTGCACGTGCCCTATACGGAAGAGGACTGGCCGCATCTGAAAAACCGTTACGCCTATGTCGAAACTTCACGCGGCTGCCCGTACCTGTGCTCGTTTTGTTTGTCGGCGCTGGACAAAACCGTACGCTTCTTCGACGACGACACCGTGCGGCGGCAGATCGAAGACATCGTGAAGGCGGGCGTCGGCAAGGTGAAGTTCGTCGATCGTACTTTCAACCTGCAACCGCGCCGCATGCGCGACCTGATGCATTGGCTGACACGGTTCCCCGACGTCGAGTTTCATTTCGAAGTGGTCGGCGACCTGCTCAACGACGACATGCTGACGTTCCTCAACACCGTGCCGCACGGCATGTTCCAGTTCGAAATCGGCATCCAGACCGCCACCGATCCGGTGCAGCAGACCATCCAGCGCAAACAGAACAACGACAAACTGTTCGCCACCATCCGCCGCCTGATCGAGCAGGACCGCGTGCACGTGCACTGCGATCTCATCTTCGGCCTGCCGGGCGAAACCTACGAACAGATGATGGAATCGTTCGAGCAGGTGTTCGCGCTGCGTCCGCACGAGGTGCAACTCGGATTCCTGAAATTCCTGCCCGGCGCGCCGGTGAAAGATCAGATCGAAAAGGAAGGCTACCGCTATCTTTCGACGCCGCCGTATGAAATCATCGCCAACCGGCTCGTGTCCGCCGAGCAGATCAGCTACCTGAAACGCTTCACCGAAACCTTCGACCTGTTTTACAACACGCAGCGCTTCCGCTTCACGCTCGATCACCTGCTGGAACGGCATGCGCCCATCGAAGTGTTCGACCGGCTGCTGAGCCACCTCGACGCCCTGCCCGGCTTCCACAGCGGCATCGCCCTCGACCGGCAGTACCTCGTGCTCGCCGAATGTTTCGATTTGCTCGACGATCCGGTGACGCTCGACCTGCTCAAGCTCGATTACCTGTACCACCAGCGCATCTTTCACCTGCCGGAATTCATGCGGAAACCCCTGCCGGAAAACGGCTCGACGAAGCTCCGCACCTGGTCCGGCGACCGCAAGACCCCACTCGTTCCTTTCCAGCATGAAATCGAAGTGGACCGCTGGCAGGCCCGCCTGGCCCCGGCTTCACGCCCCGTCTATTACGCCGTGGCCCACAGTCAGGGCGCAGCCGGATATTTCACCCGCCCCACCGTGCACCGCGTCGATTCCTGA
- the ilvD gene encoding dihydroxy-acid dehydratase, translating into MSDQSQPPLNPRSRSITQGDRRAPNRAMLRAVGFKDEDFVKPIVGIANGQSNLTPCNAGLGKLADIASVEISNNGGMAQMFGTITISDGISMGTEGMKCSLVSREVIADSIETVCRGAAMDGVLAIGGCDKNMPGAMIAMARLNIPSLFVYGGTIKPGHLGDQDLTVVSAFEAVGKFSAGAIDKDQLTDIEKNACPGYGSCGGMFTANTMSSAFEAMGMSVPYSSTMANEDKEKENSTRESSLVLMNMVKHNILPRDIITRKSLENAITVVMAVGGSTNAVLHLLAIAHSAGIDLSIDDFETIRKRVPLFCDLKPSGRFVTVDLHQAGGIPQVMKMLLNAGLLHGDCLTCTGKTVAENLKDIPDQPGANQEVILPLDKPKSKEGHLVILKGNLAPEGSVAKVSGIKIDVLTGPARVFDSEEECLDAIIDNKIQEGDIVIIRYEGPKGGPGMREMLAPTSAIVGKGLGEKVGLITDGRFSGGTFGLVVGHVAPEAQEGGPIALVQEGDSITLDVGKHLIQINVTDAELQARRAQWQAPPIKYQTGVLAKYAKLVTSASKGAVTD; encoded by the coding sequence ATGTCAGACCAGAGCCAGCCCCCCCTCAATCCCCGTAGCCGATCGATCACCCAGGGCGACCGCCGTGCGCCCAACCGCGCCATGCTGCGCGCCGTGGGCTTCAAAGACGAAGATTTCGTGAAGCCGATCGTGGGCATTGCCAACGGGCAGAGCAACCTCACCCCCTGCAATGCAGGTTTGGGCAAGCTGGCAGACATCGCCTCCGTGGAAATTTCCAACAACGGCGGCATGGCGCAGATGTTCGGCACCATCACCATCAGCGACGGCATCAGCATGGGCACCGAAGGCATGAAGTGTTCGCTGGTCAGCCGCGAAGTCATCGCCGACTCCATCGAGACCGTCTGCCGTGGCGCCGCCATGGACGGCGTGCTTGCCATCGGCGGCTGCGACAAGAACATGCCCGGCGCGATGATCGCCATGGCGCGCCTCAACATCCCGAGCCTGTTCGTGTATGGCGGCACCATCAAGCCCGGCCATCTGGGCGATCAGGATCTGACCGTCGTCAGCGCGTTCGAGGCCGTCGGCAAATTCAGCGCCGGCGCCATCGACAAGGACCAGTTGACCGACATCGAAAAAAACGCGTGTCCCGGTTACGGATCGTGCGGCGGCATGTTCACCGCCAATACCATGTCGTCGGCGTTCGAGGCGATGGGCATGAGCGTGCCGTACAGCTCGACCATGGCCAACGAAGACAAGGAAAAAGAAAACAGCACGCGTGAAAGCAGCCTGGTGCTGATGAACATGGTGAAGCACAACATCCTGCCGCGCGACATCATCACCCGCAAATCGCTGGAGAACGCCATCACCGTGGTCATGGCGGTCGGCGGCTCGACCAACGCCGTATTGCATTTGCTGGCCATCGCGCACAGTGCGGGAATCGACCTGAGCATCGACGATTTCGAAACCATCCGCAAACGCGTGCCGTTGTTCTGCGACCTCAAACCGTCGGGGCGATTCGTCACCGTCGATCTGCATCAGGCGGGCGGCATCCCGCAGGTCATGAAGATGCTGTTGAATGCGGGACTGCTGCACGGCGACTGTTTGACCTGCACCGGCAAGACGGTGGCGGAAAATTTGAAGGACATCCCCGATCAACCCGGCGCCAATCAGGAAGTCATCCTGCCTTTGGACAAGCCGAAATCGAAGGAAGGGCATCTCGTCATTCTGAAAGGCAACCTGGCGCCCGAAGGTTCCGTTGCCAAGGTTTCCGGAATCAAGATCGATGTGCTCACCGGTCCGGCACGCGTGTTCGACTCGGAAGAAGAGTGTCTGGATGCCATCATCGACAATAAAATTCAAGAAGGTGACATCGTGATCATCCGCTACGAGGGGCCAAAAGGCGGACCCGGCATGCGAGAAATGCTGGCACCCACCTCAGCCATTGTCGGAAAAGGGCTGGGGGAGAAGGTCGGATTGATCACCGATGGCCGGTTTTCGGGCGGCACTTTCGGACTGGTTGTCGGACATGTGGCCCCCGAAGCGCAGGAAGGCGGGCCGATTGCGCTGGTTCAGGAAGGCGACTCGATCACGCTCGATGTCGGGAAGCATCTCATCCAGATCAACGTGACCGATGCGGAATTGCAGGCCCGGCGCGCCCAATGGCAGGCGCCGCCGATCAAATACCAGACCGGCGTTCTGGCCAAGTACGCCAAACTGGTAACCTCGGCATCGAAAGGTGCGGTAACCGACTGA